From the genome of Bacteroides sp. MSB163, one region includes:
- a CDS encoding RagB/SusD family nutrient uptake outer membrane protein, with protein MKKIINILGVSAAMLLVFTSCEDWLDMPSESKADSSTVFETVGRAEMAVMGGYSWLHTQELGYQLLMGTDESASTESNSKYNVANYDYTNTSSMLSSTYTNMYKAIEYANVCVKNLPQMSVSDSEKKKVDALLGEALAIRAYAYWNIVRFYGDVPYTNVPTAELATFSSSRVSRDIIYDNCIEDLQRAIELLPWKSEGMVATPERFTKNSAYGILARVALYAAGYSLRWDLNTVPYTQSSLKIAQRSDAARIKELYQIAADACKAVITKGENKLLEDYDQVFRDLGNQQYNNETMLEYGWYSTNGPDVRTGYTNGIPTSGTDNEGLGKGGSQMIAMPTFYFEFEEDDQRRDVSVCNYGLKLSTGNNAYQMNTFAGMGVGKYRINWKKVRGSSDSKRDFNWPILRYSDILLMYAEALNELNNGATSEAKKAVEDVRLRAFRNDAAKVGTIPSDYGDFRDYIIQERKLELSNEGLRKSDLARWGILVDYLTAEKEKLVQLAKREGRYADVDVYRAYKLASTPSFADPTIALPYISMTEQDLVNMGLSKDALTTLHTLNSGSKGALKTNFFEADGKVYFKKEDVPVDAKKVEEVEYTILNMFSVNSIKQKGNLCVEDVEGLSANNAWITGKTGVFYGMKKNMVEILPFNTTNIIDVNPGLAGQQHPCY; from the coding sequence ATGAAAAAGATAATAAATATTTTAGGTGTATCCGCTGCTATGTTATTGGTTTTTACTTCTTGTGAAGACTGGTTGGATATGCCTTCCGAATCAAAAGCGGATAGTTCCACTGTTTTTGAAACAGTAGGAAGAGCAGAGATGGCTGTGATGGGTGGCTATTCATGGTTACACACTCAAGAATTGGGATATCAATTATTGATGGGTACGGATGAGTCGGCTTCAACAGAGTCTAATTCCAAATACAATGTGGCCAACTATGACTATACCAATACTTCCAGTATGTTAAGTTCTACTTATACTAATATGTATAAGGCTATTGAATATGCCAATGTGTGCGTCAAGAATCTTCCGCAAATGAGTGTCAGTGACAGTGAGAAGAAAAAAGTAGATGCGTTGCTGGGTGAGGCCTTGGCGATAAGGGCTTATGCTTATTGGAATATTGTTCGTTTTTATGGCGATGTACCATACACTAATGTGCCGACAGCAGAATTGGCTACATTTTCTTCTTCGCGCGTCAGTCGTGATATAATTTATGATAATTGTATCGAAGATTTGCAACGTGCCATAGAACTGTTACCTTGGAAAAGTGAAGGTATGGTTGCTACTCCCGAACGTTTTACAAAGAATTCGGCATATGGTATATTGGCTCGTGTTGCGCTCTATGCTGCCGGTTATTCTTTACGTTGGGATCTGAATACGGTACCGTATACTCAGAGTTCTTTAAAGATTGCGCAACGTAGTGATGCTGCTCGCATAAAGGAACTCTATCAGATAGCAGCGGATGCTTGTAAAGCGGTTATAACTAAGGGAGAGAATAAATTGCTGGAAGACTATGACCAGGTTTTCAGGGATTTGGGAAATCAGCAATATAATAATGAGACCATGCTTGAGTATGGTTGGTACAGTACTAATGGGCCGGATGTCCGTACCGGTTATACGAATGGTATACCTACAAGCGGTACCGATAATGAAGGCTTAGGTAAGGGTGGTAGCCAAATGATAGCTATGCCGACATTCTATTTTGAGTTTGAAGAGGACGATCAACGGCGTGATGTTTCGGTATGTAATTATGGACTTAAATTGTCTACCGGTAATAATGCTTACCAAATGAATACTTTTGCAGGTATGGGAGTAGGTAAATATCGCATTAACTGGAAAAAGGTTAGAGGATCTTCTGATAGTAAACGGGATTTTAATTGGCCTATATTGCGTTACTCTGATATCTTGCTAATGTATGCTGAGGCTTTGAATGAACTGAACAACGGTGCCACTTCCGAAGCCAAGAAGGCTGTAGAAGATGTACGCTTGCGTGCATTCAGAAATGATGCTGCCAAAGTGGGGACGATTCCTTCCGACTATGGGGATTTCAGGGATTACATTATACAGGAGCGTAAACTGGAGTTATCCAATGAAGGACTTCGCAAAAGTGATTTGGCTCGTTGGGGTATATTAGTTGATTATCTGACGGCTGAAAAGGAAAAGCTGGTTCAATTGGCCAAGCGTGAGGGCAGATATGCTGATGTGGATGTATATCGTGCTTATAAGCTGGCTTCAACGCCGTCTTTTGCAGATCCGACGATAGCGTTGCCTTACATTTCAATGACTGAACAGGATTTGGTGAATATGGGACTCTCTAAAGATGCATTGACTACTTTGCATACATTAAATTCAGGCTCTAAAGGTGCCTTGAAGACTAACTTCTTTGAAGCGGATGGAAAGGTTTATTTTAAGAAAGAAGATGTGCCCGTTGATGCAAAGAAGGTGGAAGAAGTGGAATATACGATTCTGAACATGTTCAGTGTCAATTCTATTAAACAGAAAGGAAACCTTTGCGTGGAAGATGTTGAGGGACTTTCTGCTAATAATGCATGGATTACGGGTAAGACCGGTGTCTTTTATGGTATGAAAAAGAATATGGTGGAGATACTGCCATTCAATACTACGAATATTATTGATGTGAATCCGGGACTTGCCGGTCAGCAGCATCCGTGTTATTAA
- a CDS encoding TonB-dependent receptor, protein MLLLIGCPLGIFAQNKTLSGTVRDAIDVVIGASVTVKGDKSIGTITDMDGNFKLSVPASAKELVVSFIGYEDQTVVIGSKTHFAVTLKESSVMLEEVVAIGYAKVKRKELTGSSVSVGSKDLAIAPVTTAAQALAGKAAGVNIVQQSGAPGADINITVRGGTSITQGTEPLYIVDGFQMENGLQNVDINDIETIDVMKDASATAIYGARGSNGVILITTKSGKAGKTEVSYNGFVSFDRLGKKLDLMGVEDYVKYQYEFQLLRGNEDNFSSIFGGNINSGDFYTGAYGRIANEYGNRAGIDWQDEVFGNTGITQNHNVNISGGSEKTKYMLSYNYTGEDGIMDKHGYQKNSIRAKINHELWKGVRFDFSSSLQMTKIDGGGSLGGTLKQTILQPVTGGVKWTNEQLLGSDLADLFSEMYGGDNYDANNPIINNQSITNEKYTRMATVNAGLEIDILKDLTFRTSGSYMWQQVRKDYWDNGNTKTASSNQSPYGYGCRNNSEKFSWQITNTLNYAFNVKEVHRFNVLLGQETWYQESMNLDNEYRKFSDGNFGLNDVSMGTPQTWKSGKSRVGLVSFFGRLSYNYSDRYLFTGTLRADGSSKFARGQQWGYFPSASAAWRISEEGFMKDFDFFQNLKLRVGYGTSGNNNVDNNMYATDYGSGHYGYNGSDYITLVPGTTLGNPKLKWEKTTTTNIGLDISILNSRVNLSVDWYNNESSNLLIKNNIPTSTGYTHQFQNIGSIRNRGVELVLNTTNIRTKDFTWTMDFNIAFNRSKVLDIYGDSETDNFITEYESRMGFKIEKGKPLGQFFGLIYDGIYTTDDFTQNADGSYTLNAGVPYLKGSNRENVKPGDAKYRPTAGEVDADGNPVWGTNDRTMIGNAAPDFVGGWNNTFTYKGFDLTVFMNFVVGNDVFNMSTQRFIGPYLANQNTLEKMKNRFTLIDPSTGKESSDLARLAALNPHQYDGNALWNISGNNKTAISERSSYYLEDGSYLRLNTITLGYTLPKKLVQRAKISNARVYCTLNNIHTFTGYTGYDPEVSASSSALTPGIDNSSYPRSKSWVVGVNLTF, encoded by the coding sequence ATGCTTCTATTGATAGGCTGTCCTTTAGGTATCTTTGCCCAGAACAAGACGCTTTCCGGTACGGTTCGCGATGCGATTGATGTGGTGATTGGAGCTTCTGTAACGGTGAAAGGTGACAAATCCATTGGTACTATTACTGATATGGATGGTAATTTTAAACTCTCTGTACCAGCTTCTGCTAAAGAATTGGTAGTTTCGTTTATTGGTTATGAAGACCAAACTGTAGTCATTGGCAGTAAAACTCATTTTGCCGTTACTCTCAAAGAATCTTCAGTAATGTTGGAAGAAGTCGTTGCTATTGGGTATGCGAAGGTGAAGCGTAAAGAATTGACGGGTTCTTCTGTTTCAGTGGGTAGTAAAGATTTGGCTATTGCTCCTGTGACTACTGCAGCACAAGCATTGGCGGGTAAAGCGGCTGGTGTGAATATCGTACAGCAGAGTGGTGCTCCGGGTGCTGATATCAATATTACGGTACGTGGTGGTACATCTATCACGCAAGGAACAGAACCACTTTATATTGTTGATGGTTTCCAAATGGAAAATGGTTTGCAGAATGTAGATATTAATGATATCGAAACTATTGATGTAATGAAGGATGCTTCTGCAACGGCTATTTATGGTGCTCGTGGTTCCAATGGTGTTATATTGATTACTACGAAATCCGGTAAGGCAGGTAAGACTGAAGTTTCTTATAATGGTTTTGTTAGTTTTGACCGATTAGGTAAGAAACTGGATTTGATGGGAGTTGAAGACTATGTAAAGTATCAGTATGAGTTCCAGTTACTTCGTGGAAATGAAGATAACTTTTCAAGTATTTTCGGCGGTAATATAAATTCTGGTGATTTTTATACCGGTGCATACGGTCGTATTGCTAATGAGTATGGTAATCGTGCCGGTATTGATTGGCAGGATGAGGTGTTCGGTAATACGGGTATCACACAGAATCATAATGTGAATATCAGTGGTGGTAGTGAGAAGACTAAATATATGTTGAGCTACAATTACACTGGCGAGGATGGCATAATGGATAAACATGGTTATCAAAAGAATAGTATCCGTGCTAAGATTAATCATGAATTATGGAAAGGTGTGCGCTTTGACTTTTCTTCTAGCTTGCAAATGACTAAAATTGATGGTGGAGGTTCGCTGGGTGGTACATTGAAACAGACTATTTTGCAGCCGGTAACAGGTGGTGTGAAGTGGACTAATGAACAATTGTTAGGTTCTGATTTAGCTGACCTCTTTTCTGAAATGTATGGTGGTGATAATTATGATGCTAATAATCCAATCATCAATAACCAATCTATTACGAACGAGAAATATACCCGTATGGCAACAGTGAATGCCGGGTTGGAAATAGATATATTGAAAGATTTGACTTTCCGTACTTCCGGGAGTTATATGTGGCAGCAAGTGCGTAAGGATTATTGGGATAATGGTAATACGAAGACAGCTTCTTCCAATCAAAGTCCTTATGGCTATGGGTGTCGCAATAATAGCGAAAAGTTCTCTTGGCAGATTACAAATACATTGAATTATGCATTTAACGTGAAAGAGGTTCATCGTTTTAATGTTTTGCTTGGACAGGAAACTTGGTATCAGGAATCCATGAATTTGGATAATGAATATCGTAAATTCTCAGATGGTAATTTTGGATTGAATGATGTCAGTATGGGTACTCCACAAACATGGAAATCCGGAAAAAGTAGAGTTGGTCTTGTTTCTTTTTTTGGTCGTCTTTCTTATAACTATAGTGATCGTTACTTGTTTACTGGAACGTTACGTGCTGATGGTTCTTCTAAATTTGCTCGTGGCCAACAGTGGGGCTATTTCCCTTCAGCTTCTGCTGCATGGCGTATTTCTGAAGAGGGTTTCATGAAAGATTTTGATTTCTTCCAAAATCTGAAATTACGTGTAGGTTATGGAACCTCAGGTAATAATAATGTCGATAATAATATGTATGCTACAGATTATGGCTCAGGTCACTATGGCTATAATGGCAGTGATTACATAACACTGGTACCTGGTACAACACTTGGAAATCCCAAATTGAAGTGGGAAAAGACTACCACTACTAATATTGGTTTGGATATATCGATTCTTAACAGTCGTGTTAATCTGTCAGTAGACTGGTATAATAACGAATCTTCAAATCTATTGATTAAGAATAATATTCCGACTTCTACCGGTTATACCCATCAATTCCAGAATATTGGTTCTATCCGTAATCGTGGTGTAGAATTAGTTTTGAATACCACTAATATCCGTACGAAGGATTTTACCTGGACAATGGATTTCAATATTGCTTTCAACCGTTCAAAAGTATTGGATATTTATGGTGATAGTGAAACTGATAATTTCATAACAGAATATGAATCTCGCATGGGTTTCAAAATTGAAAAAGGAAAACCGTTGGGGCAATTCTTTGGTTTAATTTATGATGGTATTTATACGACGGATGATTTTACACAGAATGCTGATGGTAGCTATACATTGAATGCTGGTGTTCCTTATTTGAAAGGTTCTAATCGTGAAAATGTAAAGCCGGGTGATGCTAAATATAGACCGACGGCGGGTGAGGTAGATGCAGATGGAAATCCGGTATGGGGTACTAATGACCGTACTATGATTGGTAATGCGGCTCCTGATTTTGTAGGAGGTTGGAATAATACGTTTACCTATAAAGGATTTGATTTGACTGTTTTCATGAATTTTGTAGTAGGTAATGATGTGTTCAACATGAGTACTCAGCGCTTTATTGGCCCGTATCTGGCTAATCAGAATACACTTGAAAAAATGAAGAACCGTTTCACATTGATTGATCCTTCAACGGGTAAAGAAAGTTCTGATTTGGCTCGTTTGGCTGCACTGAATCCACACCAATATGATGGCAATGCTTTGTGGAATATTTCAGGGAATAACAAAACTGCCATTAGTGAACGCAGTAGCTATTACTTGGAAGATGGCTCTTATTTACGCTTAAATACGATCACTTTGGGATATACTTTACCAAAGAAATTAGTGCAACGCGCTAAAATCAGTAATGCCCGTGTGTATTGTACCTTGAATAACATTCATACTTTTACCGGTTATACGGGGTATGATCCTGAAGTGTCCGCATCAAGTAGTGCTTTGACACCGGGTATCGATAATTCTTCCTATCCTCGTTCTAAAAGTTGGGTAGTAGGCGTAAACTTAACATTCTAA
- a CDS encoding family 43 glycosylhydrolase: MVNCLFSCWAFAQKDIYIAPQEQIEWAKQFSGVSGPGMPVERDGRGGWRSGTEGVVYCGNYPRPEYQEGNLRMCTGSAVEKGLVPPIKPAWELHLRDGVVTLGGDGNYYLTGSSGDNIWAWAEGIELWKSADLHNWEYLGLVWDIDKEADEWVKTWRKHPKRAVRAVWAPEIHYIKGNYFICFSMCPDGIGILKSSTGKPEGPYVNAFTIDRPIVEGIDATLFEDEDGKVYFTYGQATEIALLKDDMSGLAEPFRRVVLTEPDHNPDHHAKKCVGRGMNDLGHEGAVLFKRNGKYYLGAADNYEGRYSTCLAISDNVYGPYQKRHESIPCGGGTGFFKDKEDNWWCSYFGNDSQSHFREKVGFVRASFTADGLVYPAKEQPFVGEKDRELWEQKWTEVWNKE, encoded by the coding sequence TTGGTAAATTGTTTGTTTTCCTGTTGGGCATTTGCTCAGAAAGATATATATATTGCACCGCAAGAACAAATAGAGTGGGCTAAACAGTTCTCTGGCGTTAGCGGACCGGGAATGCCTGTAGAGAGAGATGGTCGTGGAGGTTGGAGAAGTGGTACTGAAGGAGTTGTATACTGTGGCAATTATCCCCGTCCGGAATATCAGGAAGGAAATCTCCGGATGTGTACGGGGTCAGCTGTGGAAAAAGGATTGGTACCTCCCATTAAGCCTGCGTGGGAACTGCATTTGCGTGATGGAGTTGTAACTTTGGGTGGCGATGGAAATTACTATCTTACAGGTTCCTCCGGTGATAATATCTGGGCTTGGGCTGAGGGTATAGAACTGTGGAAATCTGCGGATTTGCATAATTGGGAGTATTTAGGTCTGGTTTGGGATATTGATAAGGAAGCGGACGAATGGGTGAAAACATGGCGTAAGCACCCAAAACGTGCAGTTCGTGCTGTTTGGGCACCTGAAATTCATTACATCAAAGGAAATTATTTCATCTGCTTCAGTATGTGTCCGGATGGGATTGGAATATTGAAAAGTAGTACAGGCAAACCGGAAGGGCCTTACGTAAACGCTTTTACTATTGATCGTCCCATTGTTGAGGGAATTGACGCCACTTTATTCGAGGATGAGGATGGTAAAGTATATTTCACATACGGGCAGGCAACTGAGATTGCTCTGTTGAAAGATGATATGAGCGGCCTGGCTGAACCCTTTCGTCGGGTTGTCCTGACTGAACCGGATCATAATCCGGACCATCATGCTAAGAAGTGTGTAGGTCGTGGTATGAATGATCTGGGACATGAGGGTGCGGTACTGTTCAAACGGAATGGGAAATACTATCTGGGAGCGGCTGACAATTATGAAGGAAGATATTCTACTTGTTTGGCAATTTCTGATAATGTTTACGGACCCTATCAAAAACGCCATGAATCGATACCTTGCGGTGGTGGCACCGGATTCTTTAAAGATAAAGAAGATAATTGGTGGTGCAGCTATTTCGGCAATGACAGTCAGTCTCATTTTCGGGAGAAAGTAGGCTTTGTTCGTGCAAGTTTCACCGCTGATGGTCTGGTTTATCCGGCGAAGGAACAGCCTTTTGTTGGTGAGAAAGATCGGGAACTTTGGGAACAGAAATGGACAGAAGTATGGAACAAAGAATAA
- a CDS encoding FISUMP domain-containing protein — protein MKTLIKYLVAALVVIMVSCDDTEQLIYEQPNSFTLTLNQEDELKVEIQTGEKIGINGTEYSVLSNACVSMYVVPVANQYLIYYPANAQFSGNNLDYSLPTVQTYTQGAIDQSACPLYCLTDNDGLNNMQMNAVCGGLKLIVPANEDFASLTSVTFESKNDILTGDISLDTMTGQVTFRENTSKTLVLKGDINISEGQELYLALPPMALSSALDITLVSPKGMGTCSVDLNGKSIERGKVLSVALESIEWVSVTNYYGKANSIMVAPGTTSVTVDCTPYYTTSLKYTYENHASDDSRLARSAKLLWNDVSTDFISNVSLSSDRKSFTATLNGQPGNAVVAIYDMEDPDAEDAIILWSYHIWITDVVDQPFGVNSKGNSYTVMDRNLGAVSATPGDAGSIGLLYQWGRKDPFVTTSEIGKNTEAEMYDQSGVVSLKIESGSEERGTVAYSVQNPATYIKYSRSKSNVSAPPYYYSYDWLYWGDNALWGNPEGYDYPSVASIQKSVYDPCPEGYMVAPRDTWLNSSSSTSGIEASVFLSTSNWDAENLGYSLNYNGQELWYPLGGLRNRKTGKLQDAEKSGYYWQSTASASNGADASYMNVGKDKVDTAGKNSRANAFSVRCVKVD, from the coding sequence ATGAAAACACTGATAAAATATCTCGTTGCTGCATTAGTGGTAATTATGGTTAGTTGTGACGATACCGAACAATTAATTTATGAACAGCCCAATTCGTTTACTTTGACCCTTAATCAGGAAGATGAATTGAAGGTAGAAATCCAGACTGGAGAAAAAATAGGCATCAATGGAACGGAATACTCTGTATTGTCGAATGCATGCGTTAGTATGTACGTTGTTCCTGTTGCCAATCAATATCTGATTTATTATCCTGCTAATGCCCAATTTTCGGGCAATAATCTGGATTATTCTTTACCGACAGTTCAGACTTATACACAAGGTGCGATAGACCAGTCCGCTTGTCCGCTTTATTGCCTGACAGATAATGACGGGTTGAATAATATGCAAATGAATGCAGTCTGTGGAGGATTGAAACTGATAGTTCCGGCTAATGAAGATTTTGCGTCTCTTACCTCCGTCACTTTTGAGTCTAAGAATGATATACTCACAGGAGATATAAGTTTGGATACAATGACGGGGCAGGTTACTTTCCGGGAGAATACTTCGAAGACACTTGTGCTGAAAGGTGATATAAACATATCCGAAGGACAGGAGTTATATCTTGCTCTTCCGCCAATGGCATTGAGTAGCGCGTTGGATATAACTTTGGTTTCTCCCAAAGGAATGGGGACTTGCTCTGTAGACTTGAACGGAAAGAGCATTGAACGCGGTAAAGTACTTTCTGTTGCTTTAGAGAGCATTGAATGGGTATCGGTGACCAATTATTATGGTAAGGCCAACTCAATCATGGTGGCTCCCGGTACAACTTCAGTAACCGTTGATTGTACTCCTTACTATACTACCAGTCTGAAGTACACTTATGAGAATCATGCTTCGGACGATAGCAGATTAGCTCGTTCTGCCAAATTACTTTGGAATGATGTTTCTACCGATTTTATAAGCAATGTGTCATTATCTTCCGACCGTAAATCTTTCACAGCTACTTTGAATGGGCAACCAGGTAATGCGGTTGTCGCTATTTATGATATGGAAGATCCTGATGCAGAGGATGCTATTATCCTTTGGTCTTATCATATTTGGATTACTGATGTTGTAGATCAACCTTTCGGAGTAAATAGCAAAGGCAATAGTTATACAGTTATGGATCGTAATCTGGGTGCTGTTTCTGCTACTCCGGGTGATGCGGGATCCATAGGGTTACTTTATCAATGGGGGCGTAAAGACCCGTTTGTAACAACCAGTGAAATAGGAAAGAATACTGAAGCTGAGATGTATGACCAGAGTGGGGTAGTTAGCCTGAAAATAGAAAGTGGTAGTGAAGAAAGAGGTACGGTGGCCTATTCTGTCCAGAATCCGGCTACATATATTAAGTATTCACGTTCCAAGAGCAATGTTTCCGCCCCACCTTACTATTATTCATATGACTGGCTCTATTGGGGTGATAATGCTCTCTGGGGAAATCCCGAAGGATATGATTATCCGTCAGTTGCTTCAATTCAGAAATCTGTATACGATCCTTGTCCTGAAGGTTACATGGTTGCACCGCGTGATACATGGTTGAATTCATCTTCTTCTACATCCGGCATTGAGGCGAGTGTTTTTCTCTCTACCTCTAATTGGGATGCAGAGAATTTAGGTTACTCTTTAAATTATAATGGACAGGAGTTGTGGTATCCGCTTGGTGGTTTACGTAATCGTAAAACAGGAAAACTTCAGGATGCGGAGAAATCTGGTTACTATTGGCAAAGTACAGCTTCCGCATCCAATGGGGCAGATGCAAGTTACATGAACGTGGGCAAGGATAAAGTAGATACGGCAGGGAAGAATAGCCGTGCCAATGCTTTCTCCGTGCGTTGTGTAAAAGTAGATTAA